A window of Pseudophryne corroboree isolate aPseCor3 chromosome 1, aPseCor3.hap2, whole genome shotgun sequence genomic DNA:
ctgctacattatcatgtatgaactaacagtatttactaaatatatttatcaacCTGCCCAGTCCATGCATTCTGtaatggttaggaaaaccaatgtggcagtgggccacaccccctctgaaacctggtcacacccctaaacatgggcccctaccactatgtttccacggtgggccctttatgccccagtccgacactgatgcaGTACCAAGGTTTGTGCAATTGAGTGATTATTtgctattgcagaaaaagtcctgaaaactCTAGCGCATGCGCACCACTCAGTGTACACAGAGGCACCTGTTGCATGAGGAGTTATAGGCATTCGATTTGGTGTAGCAAAGCCATGGCGTTCTTGGGCAGTGACTAGGAGGCGACTTACGGTGAATGCAACAAAATGCCATCTAGCGGGAGTGTTATGGGGTGTGATCTGCATTTTGGAATGCAGCCTCATTCACGGACATACCATTGACGGGCATGTCCGTGAAtgacataggcaaacacaggggtggggggggagggttccggttgcccggaaacccccttcctcttggcTAGTAGCACAAATTATGtcaatagcaatgatatataatatgattaccagagctgccgccacatcatgcagtttaagggacagagcagaactattgcacatgcccagtggtagcagcttcttctaccaagtttgtgtGTGAgcaatcctcaatcagtgcactggaccagagagtagctaccaggaagaagagacaggagccttgccatgaggggggagaatgtgtgcttagaaagtgcagtactggttctattatgtttgtgtatttatttattaaagtatatttaaccttttcctgaccacttatcttattagttatttatgtttgatacagcctatactataaaccatctatagcgttaattattaatattgtattccgtaCACTATCTAGTGTATAAATACtgtagaccaatgtttacattaatgtccagggtctttattAGGTTCTGCTACCGCTTCCCCAGACTCCCGCATTTGCtcaaatgttctgcagagtgggaaattgtggactgcatttggaaactcccctctagaaatcctgcgtttgccactgaatgaGGCTGCATTCCTAACTGCAGATCCACAGCCACCGAGGTCACGGTTAGAGGAGACACTGAGCCTGAATTGGTGTGTGCTGGTGGTGGCATTGGAGGTTATGGGGATCAAACTACAGCAATAAAGTAGAAGATAGGTTGGCAGATTTAGAGCATAGGCTCAAGGAACAGTTAGCACAACTGGCTTCAATATGAAGTCTGACATGATCACGATTAAATGTCATTAGAAACTATACCACACTTTCTACACCTTTCTTGGTACCCGTATAAGTAATCTGACACATGTGCAGAAgggtctaagggggacatttactaagcagtgataagagcagagaagtgagccagtggagaagttgccccatcaaccaatcagcagctctgtatcattttatagtatgcaaattatagatgttacttcagtgctgattggttgccatgggcaacttctccactggctcacttctccgctcttatcgctgcttagtaaatgtccccctaagacctACACATCTGTGTTCTATTTTAACACCATTTCATATAAAACAATGCATGCTATCTCCATGTTTGCGCAAGTGGTTCCAAGGAATGTCTCTGACTAGACTTATTCCATAGTGAGGGAAAATCTATGCTGAATGgaggtttttttttactgtatCATAATGATTGTTTTATATTGTTCTACAGAATCTATTAGCGGAGACACCCTGATTCATATAAGTTATGGTCCTGTAGTCCATCTACTGTTTCCAGCTTGTCAGTACTTTAAAGAAATTAAAATTCTAGACTGTAATGAGCATTCTATCAAGGCACTGAGAAAGTGGAAGAATAAAGATCCGGACGCCCATGATTGGTCTTTTGCTGCACAATTTGCTGCGAAGCAAGGAGATggaaggttattattattattattattattattattactgatactactatgattattattattattattattattattattattattatttttattattacaactactactactactattactacttttattattactatattttATATGGTGATAAAAGTACAGCACCTGCTAATGTGTAATTTTCTAAGGTCATTTAGGAGTTTTTTATGTCCGGTCAGTTGTGTTTTCCTTTTAGAACGGTACAGTATAGTATTAAGTATAGTAGGAAAAAAATATTTCCAATTGCCACAAACCATATAAAGGAAACCAAAATGGGATGATTTACATTCCATGTGCGGTTCTCCTGTTAACTAAAGAGAatggactggaattactgatggaacAATACACTACGCAGGTCATACATGTGCGGTCACCTGGCATGAAATAATATACAATGTCTCAGAATGGGGTTCAACCAGGACCGTAGAGAGCTGGGCTGGGCCCGGGTACTTTTCTTGGCTAGTCATGGGAGGCATGGCAATGACCTCCTAGGAAAAAAGTATTGCTGAGCAAGGAGGCACTGTGAGCCCtcagtcaaggtgtgtgtgtgtgtgtgtgtgtgtgtgtgtgtgtgtgtgtgtgtgtgtgtgtgtgtgtgtgtgtctgtatgtgtgtgtgtatggggaagGGTGTACAGTGTGATcgctccccccaccccacacaggCAGGGGAGACTGCAGCAGCCCAGCATGTCGGacatgctgggctggggagagaggctgttgCCTCTGCTGACAGGTAAAAGGAAGGGtgtggaggaaagggggggggggggagctgtggagCGGGGTCCTTGCCAGGCTAGGTTGCTACATTTAAATAATGAAAAAAGGGATACACATTGGGCATGGTCATAATCAGGAGGCTTGGCCATGTCCCCTCCTagaaaaaagattaaaaaactctGGGACCCCTGTGCAAGCCACACACTTTGTTGTGGAAGACACTGGTATAGTAGAATACATTTTATATGCTCTTTAATACTCATGTCAGCAGCTGACACTCAAATGCCCATGAAAATATTTATATTGTGTGCCACagtgcccaattcacattatgctatgcaATGCATCCCCAAACACATTATTTGCAACACGGTGCACAAGTCACATTACATGATGCACAGTGCCTCCAAATCACATTATACACCACACagcacctccaattcaaattaaatGCCACACAGTGCAAATTATACACTGCAGAGTGTCCCCAATTCATAACTGCACTGCACAgtgccctcaattcacattatatacTGCAAAGTGCCTCCAAATCACATTATACACTGCACAGTGCCCCCAAACCACATTATACACTGCACAGTGCCCCCAAACCACATTATACATGGCACAGTGCCCCAAACCACAGTATACACCCGTATACACCGCAAAGTGCCCCTAAACCACATTATACACCGCATACTGCCCCCAAACCACATTATACAGTGAACAGTGCCCACAAACCATATTATACACTGCACAGTGCCTCCAAACCACATTATAGTTTACACAGTGTCCTCAAACCACATTTTACATGGCACAGTGCCCCAAAACCACATTATACACTGCACAGTGCCCCCAAACCAAATTATACACCATACAGTGCCCCCAAACCACATTATACTTTACACAGTGCCTCCAATTCAAGTTAAACATTGCACAGTGCCCCCAAATCACATTACAGGCTCCTTTGTGCCTCCAATTTacaatatatgccacacagtgccacaattcacattacttGATTCACAGTGCCCCATTTCACAATATATGCCTTGCAgagcctccaattcacattatatgccacattggATTAGATACCACAACATGCCCCCAAATACCATCATATGCCCTACTGTGCCCCCAAATAACGTCATATACTACACTGTGCCCCAGCTTAACAGAATACTGCAGCTTCTTTCTTACATACATGTTATTCTCTCtacttcttttctatcttctttttAACTCTGTACTTACTCTTTCTTTGCCATACAGCTCCTCTTCGTGCATTGGCTACTCATCACTGATGGTGACAACGTCCGTTCAATGCATTGCAGCCTTGCAGCAGCTGGGCCCAGAACAACTGGAGATGGATGGGAGCCAGCCAGAAAGGGCTCTTTACCATTCAATCTGCCAGACAGCTGGGGCCACTCCATTTGACCATGCCAGTGCAGAGTGGTCGTGAGCTGTGGCAACAACTGTGCCACCCTCAGGGTGCTGTGAGCCTTGACGCAGGGGGCACAGCCCAGCTTGTAGTGCAAAGGTCACTGGTAAAAGCTGCTGACTCAGCTTCGCAGCTCAGCTTCTTCTATTTCACCTGTTGCTGTCACTTAGTGAAGCGCCCACAGTGCAGACCAATGAGATTGGCAGGCCATTATAAACTGCATAGGGTGTCTATTCTATTGATTCAACAAGTCAGAAAAacattttccaatttttttttggtTGAATCTGGATTCGGCCTATTTAAGTCagttgccgtttttccgacttgatggaaaacacgtggatcggcggattagccgcggatccacgtgtgttGTCTgagtttttggcccgttttcgacaatgccgatcctgCTTTAAAAAAAGTAGGAATGGCATTCTCGAACACAGGATAAACTTGTCAGAAATGCCCAGAAATTGAATAGTgtagtgttggatcctctccgtcggagaggatccgacaccaatgaaatagacccctcagtgtgtTTGTATATAGCAAGGTTAGTAAATGATTCTTAATGTCTATAATCATAACGCATTTTGGTGACATGTTTGTTTTCACTTTCAGCACTCGATTTCAGGATATAGAAGATATGACAAGAGGGAAATTGAATATTGAGAAGAGTGATCTTGTCAAGGAAAACCCAACATCCCTTAAAGAGCTACCCCAGGCGGACTGCGTCATCTCTTCTCTAGCCCTGGATGGCATTAGCAAAGATAGTAACGCGTTTCGCATAAACCTGAAAAATATGTCATCTGTGCTTAAAGCTGGGGGTCACTTGTTATTGTTTGGAGAAATGAACACATCTTTTTTCACTGTGGGGAATGATAAGTATTATGTCTTCAAATATGATGAAGGATTTTTTAAAAATTCTTTACGTGATGAAGGGTTTTTAATTAAAAAATTTGAAGAGGTGGGAATAGAAAATCTGGAAAAATTCTCTAATGCTACAAGAAGAGTGTTTGTTGTTGCCCAAAAACAGTGAAACATAATCATATTACTTAATTATTTCAAGGCTAGAAAATTTACCCATATCAGGACGAATGTAATTTGGGACATTTAGGGGGAAATGTAATGAAGAGCAACCTGATGGTCTAAAGCAGACATTTTTCAAAAGACAAAACCATTGATTTGCCTTTTGCTTTTTAAAATATTGCAGTTTAATTCGTACTGCAAAAATCACCgaaagtatgcactttttgcaaatcaCTACGCTatggaatgtatatatatatatatatatatatatatatgaaaataaattTGCTTATTTATTTCATTTTCCAAGGTtaattttagttttaggttttgtttttttgctcCATTATCTATTTAATGGAATATGTATTGTttttgggatgcggttatgtgacagccagtcacaataccaacgctgggCACCCGAACCCACAATAGCCTGCCGGTCGGCATGCAGAcccaacaaggactattcccactcctgggtgtccacaacacccatagactgggactataacctgtggcaagccctCAAAGGgtttcgttgcactcgccccccaccCCGGCCATCTCAcagatcccagcatcagtatggaAACAGGCGACAAACCCAACCCATTTTTTTtcttgcatataggccctcattccgagttgttggctcgctagctgcttttaacagcattgcacacgctaggccgctgccctctgggagtgtatcttcgcttagcagaattgcgaacgaaagaatagcagaattgcgaatagaaaattcttagcagtttctgagtagctcgagacatactcctacactgcgatcagctcagcccgtttcgttcctggtttgatgtcacaaacacgccctgcgttcggatagccactcccccgtttctccagacactcctgcgttttatcctggcacgcctgcgtttttccgcacactcccagaaaacggtcagtttccgcccagaaacacccacttcctgtcaatcacactccgatcacttcaacgatgaaaattcttcgttcggacgtgagtaaatctactaagttttgtgctaaattaattagcgcatgcgcactgcgtaccatgcgcatgcgcattttcgccttaatcactcCATTGCAAAAATTGAcaatgaacgaacaactcggaatgacccccatagaaagaAATTGGCATATTTAGAATTTGTGTTTTATGATTCTGCTTTACAGTATGTTACAAGTTTTACCAGAGAATCaggagtctatgggggtcattctgagttgatcgctaagtttgtCGTACGCACGACAGCGAACACATCGCACGAATGCAAGCAAACGCCCACTATGCACTACTGCAAAGGACAATGCGACAATGCACAAAGTAGGTGTGTATTATGTTTAATCGCAGGATAGCGTTTCCGTTCGCATGACTGCCAAATGCACACACTGCATTGTCGTACATGACAATACCTACGCATGCTTACACATGTTTCGTTAGCTTGCAAATATTCGCACATCTTTGTGGGGGTTTTAAATCCCCTAAACATCCCATTAATCCTTTTCTTGTCTCAATTAAGAAAGCAATTAGGCTAAGGAATTTTAGTGTGATTGTCCAATTAAGTGTTCAAATTCTTAAAGAAGAGTTTTAACACCTAATAGCACAATAACAAGCATCACTTAAGTGTTCCATtatatatttttaacatatttGTAGCCCAATTTGCTAATTACCCCATTTTTTTTGAATTTAAAAATCCATCActgacataatgggggtcattccgacccgatcactcgctgcagtttgtcgcagcgcagcaatcgggtcagaactgcacatgcaccgacgcTGCAGTCCaccagcgcatggcagctttcattgacagaggcagtcactgggtgggagggggctgaacggcagcgttaagctgccgtttagggggagcggtccggccattgCAGgtatggccagaccgttgggggggcgggccgcgacggctgcgtgatgtctcacgcagccgctgtggccagcagCAGTGACAactaactcctggccagccgcaggagatgcgctggccgggagttactcttcaaatacaaaggcatcgccgctgtgcaatgcttttgtatttgtgcaggggggggggcggactgacatgcgggacggactagccctgtgctgggcgtccccccacatgacatgtcagggaagatgatcgtagctgtgctaaagttagcacagctatgatcaactcggaatgacccccaatgtacataaCACAGTTCCCCATATATGCTTTAATTTTTACTGTGTTGTAAAATGGGGAGTgagaaagtaccaaacaatcagctcctaacagtcatgtcACAGGCATTTATTTGGtaaatgttttgttcatacgtttgtaaatccagtcatcaggacacagagacatgtgagttcactgctgtgctgtttattccatcatcaactccaggcacactgcacactggaccacccacttcccagcatccccctggtcccagggaccatcactgaagattcaggcttacacatgttagtaagggagtgtctacaaatattaagcattctaatacactaacatcacatcctcttttctttaaagataagccctgtacgcttcaatgcaacaattaacaatgtcatattaagaacatcatctaacacgtttcaatgagtctctcaggtctgcgtatttccttttgggtctttcatacacagtctgcgtttcatcgaccatattggacctttctagaatcgtggtttgttcaccattatcagaatcatcatacatgtcagataaaGGGTATtcctcagtcatgttgtcttcattatggttaggttgagatcttaaatccactcgatttcttcttacttccattccacgctctgtacgtatagtataagatcttggtgctacttgtgcttgcacaatacctttctgcacccaaatacctttctcataaTCTCTGAGACGGTcttggtcacctgattttagatcagataagctttttgttcgcctgtcatggaacagtttctgtttcgcctgttgacgttccttactcagtctgaccaacgctgagttatgtgtattaagcagttcatcatgtatcgggagatttgctctgatcctccttcccatcagcatttgtgcaggagaaagtacattctgtaaaggtgtactgcggtagattaaaagacttttgtaaaaatcttctttaccttcttgagcttttttcatgagactctttacagtttttcctgaactttccaccaacccatttgagcgtggatagtggggacttgacgtagtatgaacaaattcccactcatcagcaaattgtctaaattcagcactggataactgaggaccattgtcagtgaacacttccataggaacaccatgccttgcaaagattgacttcatgcaattgattatggctttactagtagttgtatgtagtgtcttcacctcaggatagttagagtaataatcagtcacgacaatgggggtgattccgagttgatcgctattgttttcgttcgcacaacatattcataatattgcaaatacattgcacaatagcgaataaccgCCCCCAATGTATGTttgctcagggccgtcttttcgtatgggctcaatgggctcttgcccaagggccccaggagtaaaagggccctagactgatagctgagagtcccctctttccaggggtaccagatttttgaaaatcggccctggggaaccggagatatccgacttcaaagcagtggtcccctttCAAGccagttaattgttcttcccagccagatatctcgggttctgtctgacttagagattttctgagggtatactccaaaagctgagactctccccttttggtcagcactggcagcttgtctctactatgcccagagccagagatatcagccttccagcagctggtccctgctccagctccacacgcatgGTATGCAGTATTAtatgtttgttggtggattgctgtggctcctgaactctgatccccaagtcccaagtacctcctgaaaggtgggactctctagtttgttatcccattaaagctaagaaatctatttccaggaactggagatatctgcagtaaagcaagctgctctcccaccagaaaattatgaatattaagcccactccactatcgacccctctcctacatattaaacatcccctaccaccctgaaagtcatgtaccagttccccttcattcagcccaatcccccttctacagtttagtgttctccttcctgccccatatgtgcagtaaaggagttattagcagaaattatttctccaggtcctaaatgctgagcggaagatagaacaccccctaccgcccgcggaacatcaaagctgccgctgatagcacccccacccctactgctggaggatgggtaggggccccagtgcattgctgtgcccaggggcctacactgcttgtAAGACGGCTCTgtgtttgctatttcgtacgcagtattaaacaaagtaggcgtatgccaaatgacatcgcactaatgcgaacccatcgcattaccacaaaactcatcgtaaaaatcctaacttctcgtagatttacacattcctcttaaaattgcacacgcattTGCTAAAATCCgtacagcaatgtttttttttaaaaagttaaattacacctttcagttcaaactccacaagccttcctcaattacgattccaattagtgtaatgaatgataatggtcatgaccaaataagtcttcaaagaatacctgaataacactttgtaggcataattggccatcaacatttaaattaataatgaaaaaaatatagatgtagtaaatgtgcctggtctaattttttttttttttttggtgtagaggtgtagtgtgtgaataaatgtgtttacatgtttttataaacaataagctcctaactgtcatattttttattttttgtttgtgtaATTTTAAATAACTATTCTCaaataagatgtgtgaactgttttaggtaaccaatttctgcacgCAAATCTGCTTTTCCACTATAGCATTAATAAATACAACACCTGCTTAACTTCAaaaacaattgttttttttttttttttttttagagaaaacCAATGTCAAAAAATAATCATTTTTAAACTTAGAACTTTTTTTCTAGTTTATCAAGGTCCTCCAGCACGGCCCTCAAGTTCCCTTTCAGCCTTGCAACAATACCAGgcaaactggtgggatctccaactgcaacatctgaaatgaagaggcaaagaaaacattactaacttactcacattacctattatacaagcaaggcacaaagcacactttaatgcaggtatgtccaaactgtggccctccagctgttgttaaactacatataccagcatgccttgacacagttttgctgtcagcagagaatgctaaagctgtttcagggcatgctgggatgtgcagtttctcaacagctggagggccgcagtttggacaggcctgctttaatggcaaaatgactacatcatggatgttttaatgagaaaacagtagcataaaaacacacaagcctgctcagcaatgttttttttttttttttttttaagaaagtgtaccacaccatgggttacatttactaatatgggagtactatttaagatgggacgttgcccatagcaaccaataacattaaacatattatcttgtagaaggggacAAAAAAATGgcaagtataatctgattggttgctatgggcaacatcccatcttaaatagaactaccatcttagtaaatgtaacaccatgcttGGATTCATtctcatctggagtgaagcagacttatcttttttggggttggccctaaaTCATCaatctgcatatcaacatcttcagaaggacaacatatcctagcatgcccacactccctgaaagcctgccttactacataaggtcaaacagcttttaaaatgttaaaaacataaattgtaggagtgtaactttcacaacacaaatcactgtgaccttagcctgcctaacaaagtgaatcaTGCGACTTcgatgtgcaaatattggaatacccaaccacaagtgtaaaagtaaaaccacaaactaaactccactcaggtctaactgttttgctgataatgttgtacatacaaaccctgttgtccaggcaaccttgtcgacataatgagtgtcgacctagagtgggcatcctcaacattgcagacgtagacactgtacatctaatgttcctcacacaaatgtaaatgcaacatccataccatgatgaagacaaacattttaccttggcaaaagattggccccagtacaacattgcatttattagaatgtgaagtCAAATAAGTTTAAACATGTAAtgtcaatgtgtgtgaacttactctcctctgccacttgaccACCTCCCtgtagtggctccggggcctctgctgcccattctgaatgCAGGGATgtcggctggatgggggatgtCGGCTGGATGggcgaaggaggcaggatggggcaaGGAGGGTGGTttggggaaagaggatggaagggggaggaggttacagagggtgggtcagattgagagggggagggtggcggagaggtcggttgggccacagagggggaggaggGCAGAGAGGTGGCtttggaaagagagggggagggtggtggagaggtgggttgggccacagagggggagggggcagagaggtggcttgggaaagagagggggagggtggtggagaggtggtttgggccacagagggggatgggggcagagagaggtgaATTGTGAAAGAGAGGGTGAGGGTGGCTGAGAGGggcattgggaaagagagggggagggtggctgagagggggattgggaaagagatggggagggggcagagatggggattgggaaagagagggggagtggggcagagagggggattgggaaagggagggggaggggtgcggagagggtgtttgggccacagaagggtagtggggtggagagggggattgggaaagagagaggAAGTGGGGCGGAGagtgggattgggaaagagaggggaaggggtgtggagagggtgtttgggccacagaaggggagggggcggagagggggattgggaaagagagggggagtggggcggagagggggattgggaaagagaggaggagaggggcagagagggtgtttgggccacagaaggggaggggggaagagaaGGGGGTTAGGCTGCCCTTCCCATTAGCCGCCTTGCAGCCGATGCTCGCCGTTGtgtttgccctagaatgacatatgtaataattaggttgtggcttTAAGAAAAAAACATCAGCAGTACAAAATTACATTGTTATgtaccatgttaaagacacagagcaagttattgtgtTCAGCTGACAGCCTGTgtaccaactcagtacaacaacattaactttttcacaagcactttgctacacactcagtactgcaagccctaaccacacacaatatagaaacttgtgtaaggtttgtgctacaatagtgtaaTTACACAGTCTGCGAATTCTCTAACTATATcacttcttagtgaaaatgtgcatttttttaataaaaaaatctgcAAATAATCTCAGTGTAACAATCATATTTTACGGCGGCTGCTAATTTGTtggcgcagctccgccaacagctccagtgtgcgacggcggaggtcactccaccgccttTCGAGCTGTATGATGCTGCGCCGTGTCCGAGTGTGTGTCCGCAGTTTGCAGCGGACCTCCGCgtgggcctcgcgcttaaccctattggctataaagggccctgcgcggcctacgcggcggtccatgacGGCTATTAGCACGCGCAGCTCCCGTTGTGAAAAGGCAGCtgtgcgcatggtgccaatggcgttttccatacatgg
This region includes:
- the LOC135051052 gene encoding indolethylamine N-methyltransferase-like, whose product is MDYDSLKHYNELDIDQYLNIYFSASENKDILQVLVTNPMEKVHQFFSSESISGDTLIHISYGPVVHLLFPACQYFKEIKILDCNEHSIKALRKWKNKDPDAHDWSFAAQFAAKQGDGSSSSCIGYSSLMVTTSVQCIAALQQLGPEQLEMDGSQPERALYHSICQTAGATPFDHASAEWSTRFQDIEDMTRGKLNIEKSDLVKENPTSLKELPQADCVISSLALDGISKDSNAFRINLKNMSSVLKAGGHLLLFGEMNTSFFTVGNDKYYVFKYDEGFFKNSLRDEGFLIKKFEEVGIENLEKFSNATRRVFVVAQKQ